In Veillonellales bacterium, the following are encoded in one genomic region:
- a CDS encoding DUF4268 domain-containing protein: protein WKEYVDEFFHILGFSTDEKNQRIMTLNLMGANHTPKAIVCYVKPGENFDEITPGLEWESYLFYAAKFHQVDWGILTDGLQLKAIQYKDQDNKEPSYWPDLDGIVCKEKLDTFCTVYKLFSFIKGYDGKPSVQGHQKKSQQGQKDGDLAERHVLRLKFWGELLEKAKTKTKLHAKVSPGIENWVSAGAGKSGLGFNYVVRMDDAQVELYIDRGEAEWNKMVFNAFLQHKIEIEELFGDPLDWQLLPDKRASRIRFVISNYGLIDQDQWDELQEQLIKSMIRMEKAIRPFINLILSQNG, encoded by the coding sequence CCTGGAAAGAGTATGTGGATGAGTTTTTCCATATCCTGGGTTTTTCTACAGATGAAAAAAACCAAAGGATCATGACACTAAATCTCATGGGAGCAAACCACACTCCAAAAGCAATCGTTTGTTACGTAAAGCCAGGTGAAAATTTTGATGAAATTACCCCAGGTTTAGAATGGGAATCCTATCTATTTTATGCTGCCAAATTTCATCAGGTTGATTGGGGCATATTAACAGATGGTCTCCAGCTTAAGGCTATTCAATATAAAGATCAAGACAATAAAGAGCCATCCTATTGGCCAGATCTTGATGGAATTGTTTGTAAAGAAAAGCTTGATACATTTTGCACGGTTTATAAGCTGTTTTCCTTTATCAAAGGATATGACGGCAAGCCATCTGTACAAGGACATCAAAAAAAGTCACAGCAAGGTCAAAAGGATGGAGATTTAGCGGAGCGGCATGTTCTCCGTCTAAAATTCTGGGGTGAACTACTTGAAAAAGCTAAGACAAAGACTAAACTTCATGCCAAAGTCTCACCAGGAATTGAAAATTGGGTCAGTGCCGGCGCTGGAAAAAGCGGACTTGGATTTAATTATGTTGTGCGCATGGATGACGCCCAGGTCGAGCTCTATATTGATCGAGGGGAAGCGGAATGGAACAAGATGGTTTTTAACGCTTTCCTGCAGCATAAAATTGAAATTGAAGAACTCTTCGGCGATCCATTAGATTGGCAATTACTGCCGGATAAGCGAGCGAGCCGTATTCGTTTTGTGATTTCAAATTATGGTCTGATAGATCAAGACCAATGGGATGAATTACAAGAACAACTTATAAAGTCGATGATTAGAATGGAAAAAGCTATTAGACCTTTTATCAATTTGATTTTGTCCCAAAATGGATAA